A genomic stretch from Rubripirellula reticaptiva includes:
- a CDS encoding M56 family metallopeptidase: MAGTHLLGDWNLIDPVVKAAFSGDSNLVGWLVGNTLVAIGIAIAAILVDRYAKRPALSHLLWVLVLIKLVSPPVAPLGIGVNATWFRSLSLHSHDAASIVDGDDLQRFGALGSALGALAVDGPETTFTPLVVWAGVWLAGSLVMLLWILRASRRVHRLIERRGRFDITGTRQLAALCPPGKKTPPPVWLVDAVVSPMLVSPLFRRFGGEVRIVFPKRLWSSLDEDARAVLLLHEWEHFRRQDWIVRFIEVTTLTAMWWHPLVWIAKLQIEDCEERCCDMAASIGSDRSPRVYAEAILRTLDFLCEPVEKHHAEIEARPIASGVGHLPKLQHRLRQILKPTATIQIGRSGIVIISLMLAMLPFYPVVVVKRPSSGVEIKIPEEIETPSVLRAGSKVVPEPVRRPLVQ, translated from the coding sequence ATGGCTGGCACTCACTTACTTGGCGATTGGAATTTGATCGACCCGGTCGTGAAGGCCGCGTTTTCCGGTGACTCGAATCTTGTTGGCTGGTTGGTTGGTAACACATTGGTCGCGATTGGAATTGCGATCGCAGCCATTCTGGTGGACCGATATGCGAAACGACCGGCGCTTTCACACCTGCTTTGGGTATTGGTGTTGATCAAGTTGGTGTCGCCGCCCGTCGCGCCGCTTGGCATCGGCGTCAACGCAACCTGGTTCCGTTCGTTGTCCCTTCATTCACACGACGCTGCTTCGATTGTCGATGGAGACGATCTGCAGCGGTTCGGTGCGCTAGGGTCTGCACTTGGTGCTTTGGCCGTCGACGGTCCCGAAACAACCTTCACGCCGCTTGTTGTTTGGGCGGGCGTTTGGTTGGCCGGCAGTTTGGTCATGCTGCTATGGATTTTGCGTGCCTCGCGGCGAGTTCATCGTTTGATCGAACGTCGGGGGCGATTCGACATCACAGGTACACGTCAGTTGGCTGCTTTGTGTCCGCCAGGCAAGAAAACGCCGCCACCGGTTTGGTTGGTCGATGCTGTGGTTTCGCCGATGTTGGTATCGCCCTTGTTTCGGCGTTTTGGTGGTGAAGTTCGGATCGTCTTCCCGAAGCGGCTGTGGTCCAGTCTGGACGAAGACGCCCGCGCTGTTTTGTTGCTGCACGAATGGGAGCACTTTCGTCGACAAGATTGGATCGTTCGCTTTATCGAAGTCACCACGTTAACCGCGATGTGGTGGCATCCGTTGGTGTGGATTGCAAAGTTGCAAATCGAAGACTGCGAAGAACGTTGCTGTGACATGGCAGCCTCGATCGGATCAGATCGGTCACCGCGAGTCTATGCCGAAGCGATCCTGCGAACGCTTGACTTTCTGTGCGAACCTGTCGAGAAACATCATGCCGAAATCGAAGCTCGTCCGATCGCCAGTGGTGTTGGACATCTGCCAAAGCTACAACACCGTCTGCGCCAAATCTTAAAGCCAACGGCGACGATTCAGATCGGCAGATCAGGCATAGTAATTATTTCATTGATGTTGGCGATGTTGCCGTTCTATCCGGTCGTGGTTGTCAAACGGCCGAGTTCAGGCGTCGAAATCAAAATCCCCGAAGAAATCGAAACACCATCTGTGCTGCGAGCTGGATCGAAGGTCGTGCCCGAACCGGTGCGTCGACCGTTGGTTCAGTAG
- a CDS encoding BlaI/MecI/CopY family transcriptional regulator — protein MARKAQDVTEAELAILEQLWAEGPLSVKVISTTLYGEATTSTTATVQKLLGRLESKDCVSRDPTVWPRLFRASIDRADLISRRLQNTADELCEGSLGPLLTHLVKSSILSRSDRSKLQSMLDEASGDGAAKPSNPSEQ, from the coding sequence ATGGCACGCAAGGCGCAGGACGTCACCGAAGCCGAACTGGCGATTCTAGAACAACTTTGGGCGGAAGGACCGCTCAGCGTCAAGGTAATTTCGACAACCTTGTACGGCGAGGCGACAACTTCGACCACCGCGACTGTCCAGAAACTTCTAGGACGGTTGGAATCGAAAGATTGCGTGTCGCGAGACCCGACGGTTTGGCCACGTTTATTTCGAGCATCGATCGACCGAGCCGATCTGATCAGCCGCCGATTGCAGAATACCGCCGATGAGTTGTGCGAAGGATCGTTAGGGCCACTTTTGACTCACTTGGTCAAAAGCTCGATTCTGTCCCGGTCGGACCGTTCAAAGTTGCAATCGATGTTGGACGAAGCGTCAGGCGATGGAGCAGCGAAGCCTTCTAATCCAAGTGAGCAATAG